In Hemitrygon akajei unplaced genomic scaffold, sHemAka1.3 Scf000057, whole genome shotgun sequence, the genomic stretch cAGAGGAAAATGAGGATTCTCAGTCatttgtgttaaaagttagtgatgagATAAAAGCTGGTGAGATGGATGTTATTGAAGATACTGAGGGAAAAAGTGTTACTGGACTTTTGAATAAAGTAAATGTAAAGTCAGGTTTGGTTCCAGGACTGTTGTGCAAAGGGAAGGGATCATTAATTAAACAATGGTTTGTTAACAAGGTGTTTGTTTTGAAACTTAGGATGCACAACTTGGTGATGTTGCtcaagtatgtgatttggagaggcagaacttgaagtgttgttttgGCCCAGAGAGACCATCTGCTAGTGTCATTAAGGAAATTAATCAAATTAaaatcctgaagataaaattaatgacctgcttaaaattaatgagtggtgtggaagttcagaaaataGGCTTAGTTTAttaaacattggtgataagcttTGTTTTCTGGACGAAGCTTGTGAAAATTAAAGGCAATATCATAGTAGGTTGACTGAAAGTTAAGTTTagaagtaaaatagagattactatttgcacaaacttctatAATGTACTACATTATAATCACTCATGTATTGGTTCACTCTTTGTGatatacacctaagctaagaattaactccactgtagaaaaagaattacTGTCACTTATCCTGGCATTACAGCATTACAGCATTTGTCCAGCACAGAAACCAGtgatagtttatactgatcacaaccccttggtatttttgacaaacatgaagaataaaaatagacggttattaagttggagtctgttgttacaagaaTATGATatgaaaatacaacatgtaaagggaaatgataatgtaattgctgattgtttatctaggtgTTAATTTGAAAGTATATCTGTGTTATCCTTGTAGTTAAAAACCACTTCTGTATTAGATTAGACTCTGTAATGTGCTTTACTAGTTAATCTTCACCCCGGTGAAAATTCTTTGAAGGGTGGGGGTGTTCTGTGTGCTGAACAGaccagatggaaatggggtccagagctgaccctccccccccccacctttgaggactatgctgctaatgagagagagagagagagagagagagagagagagagagagagagagagagagagagagagagagagagagagagagagagagagagagagagagagagagagagatgaagaacagaggtagagacatctgctacagataagagagagagagacgacagatttatgtattatggcttcttcactgatggaaaggtaaacaaaACCTTTTGCTGCAGGGACACTTCTTTCctcgttaacattcctgaggagacatcaggagtggcctagtttgatggacatagacacattgagttgatggatggctgatacccagtcagtggggataaaagacgggtctggggagacaccctcagacacaacAGTGgtcactgaaagagtgttgtgcacccacaggaaggtgggggcttcgaggaccgaatcaggagatcggtcacaaaagctcacagtgtgacggcagggctggtgggggcttgtgtatgtgtccactcatgccagagtgacgagtccacgaCTGAAGAACAGTCCAgctgagaacggaggggtcataaccgaatgaccacaatgGTACAACGGCACaagacaacagaaggtttgcctgctgcagctgcccaATCTcatgctcgctctctctctccctctccaacaattgcagcaCAGCAACGGTACCTCAGCATggacgaactgaactgaactttatattctcttatgactagtcatttacccctagacattcatagagcttgtttattattattgattattatcccTACACttttatgtttattattgctaacatgttttatatgtgtatttgcattattgatactgttttgcttattttactaacaaacacctttagttaaagtaccaccagactccaacgtatccttccatttctgctggtttgttaacccagttacggggtacgtaacagcataATTTACttagtattatttaattatttatggttttatattgctatatttcctattcttggttggtgcgactgtaacgaaacccaatttccctcgggaacaataaagtatgtctgtgtctgattACTGAGTGAATTGCTTACCACATTCACAGCAGATGAACGGACACTCGCCGGTaagaactcaatgatgcacacttggttgatttggctgagaaaaTCTTTTCCcgaagtctgagcaggtgatcagcctctacccagtgtgaactcgctgatgtaccttcagtttagatgaccgagtgaatcccttcccacagtctgagcaggtgaatggccgctccccggtatgaattcgctggtgtgccagtaggtcggatgaccgagtgaatcccttcccacagtctgagcaggtgaatggcctctctacagtgtgaattctctgatgtaccttcagttgagatgattcagtgaatcccttcccacagtctgagcaggtgaatagccactcaccagtgtgaactgactggtgtctcagtaactGAGATGACCgggtgaatcccttcctacagacTAAGCAAGtgtacagcctctccccagtgtgaactgactggtgtaccttcagctgggatgagcaaatgaatcccttcccacagtctgagcagatgaacggcctctctccagtgtgaactcgctgatgtaccttcagttgggatgaccaagtgaatctcttcccacagtctgagcaggtgaatggcctctccccggtgtgaactcgctgatgtaccttcagttggggtgagcaagtgaatcccttcccacagtctgagcaggtgaacggccgctccccggtgtgaattcgctggtgtgccACTAGgttagatgaccgagtgaatcccttcccacagtctgagcaggtgaatggcctctccccggtgtgaactcgctgatgtaccttcagttgggatgaccgagtgaatctcttcccacagttcgagcaggtgaacggccgctcgccGGTGTGAACTCGCCGGTGTGCCATTAGggcggatgactgagtgaatcccttctcacagtctgagcaggtgaatggcctttcgccagtgtgaactgactggtgtgtgagtaggtcggatgactgagtgaatccctttccacagtctgagcaagtgaatggtctctctccagtgtgaactctctgatgtaccttcagttgggatgaccgaatgaatcccttcccacagtctgagcaggtgaatggtcgctccccggtgtgaactcgctggtgagccattaggttagATGACAAAATGAAtctttccccacaaattcagcaggtgACCAGCTTCTGCCCAGTGTGATCTGACTAGTGTGTCACAGGTGGGAAGacaactgaatcccttctcacaaacagaacaggtgaatggccttgtcccagtgtgaacttgctgatgtaccttcagttgcaatgaccgagtgaatccttccccgcagtctgagcaggaaggataatcgagtgaatcccttgctccacttcttaaatatcaaaAGAGGCAGCAAAACGTGTGTGTTGTGTTAGACATTCCCGTAGAcgaattccttgtcatttttaaactgtaaaaagatttacaaaatccatcaattggTTTAGAACAACATTTCAgctgagatcacttgagttgtcaaggtgtgatctgacatcacactgttacagtgaagttcaacccaatttggagagagaaatgaccttctaactgggcacagtgctggtatctggaatgtctatcaaactctctgatgttcTTCCTGTCTCTTTATAAGAATgcagcatttctgccatctccaatctgtgccttggctcagtttgactctctccattggtattattccctgttcccactgagctgcatgtgtgctggccccacagtaactgaaacactctcacagaaATAGCCGGCAGAGCATTccaaacacccaccactctctgtgtgaaaaacttacccctgacatccactcggtatctatttccaagcacattaaaactatgtcccctcgtgttagccatttcagccctgggaataaacatctggctgtccacacgatcaatacccctcatcatcttatacacttaaaAATGCTCTAAACATAAAGAATGAagttatacattgctttgagtaTTTGTCAGAAGTATACAACATTATAAGGgtaaagatagggtaaatggaaggaggattttccactgaggttgggtgcaaTGATAACCAGAAGTCATAGGTAAGTGGAAAAgttgaaaatttaatgggaacatgtggaaaagctctttactgaaatggttgtgagagtgtggaatgagatgtcagcaccagtggtgaatatgagctcggtttcacaatttaaaagaagtttggatgggagcctggatggtaggggtatggagggtgatggtcttggtgcaggtagttgcacagcttaaatggtttttttcagcattgactagatgggccaaatagcctctttctgtactgaacttctccatgtttctatgtcggagaagctggccaaacttgtttggaagggaaaaggtaggagtgacaatggagcagcaatggctggagcttctgggagcaattcggaagctGAGTGATCGATGCATCCCAaaaaagtggaagcattggaaaggtaggaggacacaaccatggctgaaatgagaagccaaagacaacataaaagccaaagagaggggaaACAAAAGAGCAAACACTATTTTGAAGCTTTTAGAAcctaacagaagacaactaaaaaaatctCAGATGAACGCAGgacgtggaattatgatattgtagtcattaatgagtcttggcagcacccaacagtctgaggcatttagaggaacaaaatatccggggcctcaatattTCCTGAAAGTCAAGTTTTCTGCACTGGTTACGTTTCAACTTTTATGTTGTTaagcacatacaaactctgcactctcaaaatttcacttctcaaagcctcccacttaccaagtactccttttccaggaaacagcctgtcccaaaccacacttgtcagatccttcctgatactatcaaaattgacctttctccaattttgaATCTCAACCCTtgatccagacctctctttttccatctttattttgaatttcatgggattatgatcactaatttctgtcaccagccctgatcatttcctaacagcttaatgcacacttctacatcaggaattttacatactgattaagggcacatttgagaaactctaccccatctacccCTTTTACACTATTCGAGTCCCAGtcaatacaggtagtccctgagttacgaagtccgacttacggacaacttgtacttacgaaccgaggaaggagaacgcagtccgccattttaagtcattgccattgacactgtgttgagtgtttaactttgtattgggcttaaatttttcttagtaagattaaCCCTGACCTCACACCCCCCTCCCGCCATTCctgtcagctggtggcgcagtcagCTCAGCACCAGGctagagaacggaggttcccgagtttgttttagtgacagactgctcctgtgccgggttgatgtcgatccagtgactcccgtaccctCCATGCAGGGTTGgtatcgagctcgcaactcgacctcgtaaaaaaaaacactgccacctccagtttaaattcccacacagaATATTGTGCAAGATCAAATACCCAGACCCAGCACAACCCCcagtcccatttaacctgtctcagtgtggtgcagTTCAGGACCTGGGGAATTTAGTGCTGCAgttcttaggacccagtggacctcgggagctgGCGCAGGTCGGCACCcaccgcctgcagtgtttctgttccattgacaggaagcgatcgcatttgaaaataaagtgcgaataataaagcgtttggaaagaggtgaaataccatgtcattggaaaagcgttaggctacagtcggtcaactatCGTAACACATCTAAATGATAATGGATAaattgagaataatggagcatgtgaaagtccCTGCcatgatgaaagctacaattattactaagcaacacgatagtttaattattggaatacttacatttcttaagtgttttatatgcataggaaagtaaaatatatactatatactaagacaaatgtttgactaactgacgctaaataatatcggATATATTTGTTCCGACATACGTACAAATCTgtcttaaagacggactcaggtaCAGAACTCATATGTAACCCAGGGACGGCCtgtatatggaaagttaaaatcacttactgaatcaactTTTGTTTCTCGGcatggtctgcaatctctctacaaatttgttcctctacatCCCTAAGACTGTTGAGTGTAAACAAGTTCCAataatgtctacaatatcataattccctttcctgagctcatctggctttcctatgatgcttcttgcattgtgatatacacaacTCAGCACATTCATCGTACCATGCTCAACCATGATTTCAATGTTTGtctaaatgagactcaccaaactttctcctgactgagtCAATGGAAATTCTAAGTCAgaagggttctctccagttgatgctctcaatcctcgggctggttcacttgttgctgttcccttcttcagctgtggtttgcttccagttggggtaTTTCTTCCAATAgacctctcaccgcaggtctaactttaaccagagagataataaagcacattaacaataaaaaggagaaccaaacatttctgcttaatgttactaagaacaaaactcactggaAGTTAAAAGTTGAATgcagatataatgatctcagtaaacaatcttttattgtccgtCACATGTCACAGAATAATATGGGATAAGGtgccatcattcagtcaggaacagaattagatgattcaatccatctggtctgccccaccattcaaccatggttgatttttattccaacacaatattcctgccttcctcctgtaaccctgcagCTACTTAGCAATCtggaatatattaatctctgtcataaatatacccaaatggcagcctcaaccaacctctgcTGCAACAAACTCCAgagatcagacatcttttggaCAACACGTTTTTTCTCAGTTTTaaagtttctcatctttattctgagattgtgctctcatatcacagactctctgtctaatggaaaccacctctccatgtccactgtaaccaggcttttcagcatttggtaggtttacttaacaaTACATCCctccaccgtccctctgaactccattgaccataggtccagaaccatcaaatgctcctcacacataaattcaatcattcctgagattattcatgtgaaccttgttagcaactattgtactgaacacatttccaggaaaaACAGACAAAGTGGTACCAGGTTAATTTATAGGGaaagttgtgctttcttcactgtTGTACCAGCACAGAACGAGCCATTTCCATTCCCAGGTTAAATCAGGTCAATTTCAGGAAATATCAACCAGtccagggtgaatgtaataaaaagaagcTGCAATTACCAGAAATGCTcggcaggtaaggaacagctgtggggagaggaacaaacattacaattcaggttaataacgttttgtcagaatgacttcaaacattttcagtttttagtgcagatctcccgCAACTTGAGATTCTGCTTGACTTGCACCGAGTGGCCAACAGGTGACAGTGAGAGGGGGGATTTctaaacacagtttgaacaccaaactgCTGTAAACACAGAAAAGCCCATTTACTCATAGCCACTCCTCAGATTAGTAATCaatgcttccaaaggaactccagaaacaaacaccTGATCCTACAACAGAAGTACACACTTAACACCTCATAAGCCCAAGCAGCTCAATCCTGGGTCCattttacctggatcaaaaactgTGTTATCCCAGGACCAAACCTCACAatcacacagctgaatctgctGCTCACCGACCCTGAGAGTTTCACACATCATCCCTGAAtctcacactgggtagtgcagtccgggatttccccacaaccaatgtgcagctgctcgaaatttctgcttcattgcagaaGGATGACCATCCAGCCCCTTCTGTAGAAACACTAACCAAAGTCAAAGCCATCACAGGACTAGAGtccaagcaccaactctcccagtactctttgctgACTGTAATATGATGAAGTGTGTCagcccgtcactgttcataaactagcacctccacaccaataCACAACAGAACTGGTACCTGATGACCCTCTGCCATTCCAGCTAACAAAAAGTGATTTTGGAAATAACTCAGTGAGGTTGAAGGTGTAAAAGTATAGTTCACAATGAAGACTATGGTTAGAAGGATTGCtgatatatatcactgaaaaGGTGAGATACAGGGTGGACCAAGGTTGACCCAGATAGTTGATGCATATCACTGAAGCTGGGGGGagagagactggacagaggttgaacaagatgggcagggaatgagcagatggaaccagatgggaGAAGAgatcaaggacaatcactgatggtTCTCCAGCAATATGCAGATACTGAATTAATGGTACATACTACTGTATAAAGGATTCTAAAATGACAAAGTTAGAACAAACAGTAAGAAATTTGCCAGATATATTTTGATCCTCACCGTATTTTTATCAACAAGCTTTCCATCCTGACACTTCATGCTTTTTATGGTAACTACTCTGCCCATGACTGTGAGGATCTGCAGAGACATTTAgatccagatcagcacatcacagcaaCCACTCtacccctagacttcccagtcccttggTAAAGCAGGcaatgaaatcaaagatccccacaacctgcgacgttctcctttctcagaCACCCCAGTCTGGGAGAATACACAACAGCCACAAAGCTCacggacaaatgtgaggagcctcaggaagcgaGGTGACTTGGGGAAAGTTAACGAGActcagtggccaacatcagatttcccCAACACAACATGTGATCTTGCATCACAAACAGGAGGGCGGGAGAGTTCTGCAGGAAAAAGCCTTATGTGACCTGTCCGTGGGtcacccatttcaactctgcaGAAATAAGACAGCCTGGGCACCTGGTTtcgatcgttcaatgcagattaagtgaagtcgacacatttTTGACCAGCCCAGATAATCGGAAAATAAGTGAGTAATTGGTCCTCAGTTCGGAGCTCACagccaacatcggatctcccctctcgggatcggtctcaatactcaccgatgggaaagcgATATCATTGGGCCACAGACTGTGATCCGACCCCTGGCTCCCCGACCCAGGAGGCGAGGACACCTTCCCCAATCCTACAGACCATCCACTTCAGTACTGAGCAGAAAGGAAAATACCGCCCACCCAGAGACAGTGAGCATGCGCGAAGGGATTGTTACATtggcggttaaatgggaggggcaaatgggATCACGTGACTAGTGGGAtctcccaccccaggcagagagtccagctacccaccacttctgtggaaagagaCAACCTTGCCActtacatctcctctcaccttaaatgtattagacatttaaacccccaggaaaaatatatcatcTATCCACTCAGATTCAGTTTTATATCACTGGCGTgcatcatgaaatgtgttaattttgcagcagcagttcaatgcaatacataatatagaagaaaaaaataaaataataaaaataaataactaaatcaattacagtatacatatatctgGGACCATTGCtcgtcgtgatttttataaaatgacctggatga encodes the following:
- the LOC140721559 gene encoding uncharacterized protein; its protein translation is MAHQRVHTGERPFTCSDCGKGFIRSSQLKVHQRVHTGERPFTCSDCGKGFTQSSDLLTHQSVHTGERPFTCSDCEKGFTQSSALMAHRRVHTGERPFTCSNCGKRFTRSSQLKVHQRVHTGERPFTCSDCGKGFTRSSNLVAHQRIHTGERPFTCSDCGKGFTCSPQLKVHQRVHTGERPFTCSDCGKRFTWSSQLKVHQRVHTGERPFICSDCGKGFICSSQLKVHQSVHTGERLYTCLVCRKGFTRSSQLLRHQSVHTGEWLFTCSDCGKGFTESSQLKVHQRIHTVERPFTCSDCGKGFTRSSDLLAHQRIHTGERPFTCSDCGKGFTRSSKLKVHQRVHTG